The following coding sequences are from one Gimesia chilikensis window:
- a CDS encoding NAD(P)/FAD-dependent oxidoreductase gives MTEQTSEGTVIVVGGGIIGIACAHYLSDSGYQVTVIERKTIAGACSHANCGFIVPSHVLPLTEPAALKTALKSLFTPRAPFRVRPQWDFSFWKWMWHFGRRCTHKQMLSAAPALKAMLDLSLQEYRRLLEQEDLDCEWRDEGLLYVFQTERGLDEYRQTDRLLTEHFGVAAREIPGETLQAFDPALKPGLAGAFHYTCDASLKPDLLAAAWTARLRERGVQFQEMCELTGVTHAGGKITQLETSQGELQADVVVFATGAWSPLLAEQLGCAIPILPGKGYSVTMAAPDPSPRYPMLFPEHKVGVCPFENRFRLGSMMEFTGYDTTIPEYRIQQLRDSAQPYLVTPSTETEYERWYGWRPMTWDSLPIIGRVPRLNNAWLAAGHNMLGMSMAPATGKLIAQLVASETPDLDPTPYAPDRFE, from the coding sequence ATGACCGAGCAGACATCAGAGGGAACCGTGATCGTCGTAGGGGGCGGGATTATCGGAATCGCCTGTGCGCACTACCTGTCTGACTCCGGCTATCAGGTGACGGTCATCGAACGGAAAACGATTGCGGGTGCCTGCTCGCATGCGAACTGCGGATTCATCGTGCCGAGCCATGTGTTGCCCCTCACTGAACCTGCGGCCCTTAAAACGGCTTTGAAATCACTGTTCACTCCGCGTGCCCCCTTTCGCGTCCGGCCCCAATGGGATTTTTCGTTCTGGAAATGGATGTGGCACTTCGGCCGTCGCTGTACTCACAAACAGATGCTGTCAGCAGCGCCTGCTTTGAAAGCCATGCTTGATTTATCACTGCAGGAATACCGGCGGTTGCTCGAACAGGAAGACCTCGACTGTGAGTGGCGCGACGAAGGTCTGCTGTATGTGTTTCAGACAGAACGGGGGCTGGATGAATATCGCCAGACCGATCGTCTGCTGACGGAACACTTCGGCGTTGCGGCTCGGGAGATTCCGGGAGAGACGCTGCAGGCCTTCGATCCGGCACTCAAACCGGGACTGGCGGGGGCCTTCCATTACACGTGTGATGCTTCGTTAAAACCGGATCTGCTGGCTGCTGCCTGGACCGCGCGGTTGCGTGAACGAGGCGTTCAATTCCAGGAAATGTGTGAGCTGACGGGGGTCACGCATGCGGGAGGCAAGATTACACAGCTGGAGACTTCGCAGGGAGAACTGCAGGCCGATGTGGTTGTGTTTGCGACCGGGGCCTGGAGTCCGCTACTGGCGGAACAGCTGGGCTGCGCGATTCCGATCCTGCCTGGTAAAGGGTACTCGGTGACGATGGCGGCACCGGATCCAAGCCCCCGATATCCAATGCTGTTCCCCGAGCATAAGGTCGGCGTCTGTCCGTTCGAGAATCGGTTCCGGCTGGGATCGATGATGGAATTCACCGGGTATGATACGACGATTCCCGAATATCGCATTCAGCAGTTACGGGACTCGGCGCAGCCGTACCTGGTGACTCCCTCTACCGAGACCGAGTACGAACGCTGGTATGGCTGGCGGCCGATGACGTGGGACAGCCTGCCGATCATCGGTCGGGTGCCCCGTCTGAACAATGCCTGGCTGGCAGCGGGGCACAACATGCTGGGAATGAGCATGGCACCCGCGACCGGCAAGCTGATTGCCCAGCTGGTAGCGTCAGAAACTCCCGATCTCGACCCGACACCGTATGCTCCAGATCGCTTTGAATGA